In Methanococcoides sp. LMO-2, the genomic stretch AAGATTCCGATGGCTGATTGTAATGGCATCGACATATCTCCAGATGTTCAGACAAAAAGGGTGTTTAAAAGAATTGGTCTCATTAGGAAGAATTCTAGTGATGAAGAATTACTTTATTCTGCCAGAGCTATTTACCCTTAGTATCCTGGAATTATGGATTATCCTTCTTGGAAAATCGGTAGGGATTTTTGTAGACCAAAAAATCCATATTGTAAATCTTGTCCATTGAATGGGTGCTGTCCAAAAATAATTGAATTGTAATCCTGTAATTGTGGTGATATTGTGACTAATTCAGATGATAAGATACTGATAATTGGATCCTGCACGAGTTCAAAAAAGTATTCCCCACTTAACGAAGCAACTGAGGATGAACTGGATGATCCCATTTTAAGAAAGCAGAAAGAAGAGGAACTAAACAGATACACAGTTGATGCACTTGATATGTATCAGGGAAAGCAGCACACATTAACATGTGAAGCATTCAAATTGTTGCAAGAACAAGGCAAAAATGTTGATTTCTGGATTATTTCTGCTGGATATGGTCTTATAAAATATGATACAAAAATTATTCCTTATGATGTGACTTTTGCTCAAAAAAGCAGGAAATACGTAAAAAGTAGAGGAAAACTACTCAACATTCCCGATGATTTTGACAAATTGATAAAACACTACGATAAAGTAATTTTGCTTCTGGGAAAAGAATACCTTCTATCACTTGATTTTCCGCGGCCTATTGATGAAAATGTTGAAATAATAGCCATGGGGGGAAAGGAAACTAAAAAGTTGCTTCCAGACCAAAAGAACATTCATTTTATCCCTGCTGGAAAGGAGGAAGGGAAAAAGTATGGTGCAGCATTGATTTACCTGAAAGGTGTTATTCTCAAAAAGATGGTTGAAGAACACCAATTTGATCTTTAAATTTGATATTCGAAGGTGTTTATATGAGTGATAAGTGTAGGTTATTACATCAATATTTCAATGGGATGGAGAAATTGAGTTTTCCTTTCGCAAATAAGGATATTCCTCAAAATGGGATATACATTCTTTTCGAAAAAGGAGAACATGCACACGATACTGATAGGATTGTACGGGTTGGTACCCATACTGGTGAAAACCAGTTAAGGTCGAGACTTCGCCAGCACTTCCTCAAAGAAAACAAAGATCGAAGTATATTCCGAAAAAATATTGGCCGGGCTCTTTTAAACAAAAAAGATGATCCTTTTCTTGAACATTGGGAATTGGATCTAACAACCAGAAAAGCAAAAGAGAAATACAATTTTTCTATTGATCACGATAAACAAAAAGAAATAGAAAACGAAGTCACGAAATATATACAGAACAATTTCAGTTTTGTTGTTTTTCCGGTTGTTGAGAAAGACAAAAGACTTGAAATTGAACAGAAACTGATATCGACAATATCTCTATGCAGTGAATGTGCCCCTTCAGAAGATTGGTTTGGCCATTACTCTCCTAAAAAGAAAATACGCGAAAGTGGAATGTGGCTTGTTAATGGTTTGTATAAGGAACCGATGTCAGAGAAGGATATGGAATGGTTAATGGAATTACTAAAAATAAGTAAGAACTAATTTTCAAAAATCAAAAATTAAATAATCCCTCCTCTTCCTTTTTGAAATCAACAAATAAACCACACCAAGAAGCAACAACACAATACACCCAATCGTCATATTGATAATCACAGGATACTGCCCCCCAAATCCATCAGGCGATGTGTGCTTCAACAATATTCCTGAATAAGCCCAGACAATAACAAGTCCGTAGGCAACATCCCTGTTCTTCAGCATTGTTGCAAGGCCGATAACAAGTCCTAAAGCAATTACTATAACAGTCCAGGAAGCGTCACTCAAAATGAAGTCTTTCCAGCCCAGGCTGACAAGAAGTATAGTTGCATTGGCAATGGTTGCTACGGTGATCCATCCGAAGTAAACGCTAAATGGAAGCCTGATAAAGAAATATTCGTTTTCAGAAAACTGTTCCCTGCTTGTCAGTTGATTTATCAGGATCAGGCAGATGAGGATCACGATCATCAGCAACATGGATAATGGGATTATTTCATAGTGCCATGCGAAGATCCAGGATGCATTGGCAATGGAAGATACAGAGAACAGGATTCCGATCTTATAGATGAGTTCGGTCCTTTCGGTGGTTTTGTTTCCCTGAAAAATGCCAAGCTGGTAAAGGGTGTAGCCTCCCAGTAATAGGTATATGAGTCCCCAGATCGAAAAGGTCGCTCCGGCAGGGGCAAAAAGATTGGGGTAGGAGTCTGAGAGCTGGCCGGTGGTGATGTCATTGATGGGGAGGATGTTGGCCAGTGCGTTGACGGTGATCATTATCAGGAACGTTAGTGTGGTGATGATTTTTATTGTTTGATTTCTTTGGGTTGTGTTCATGATTGATTTGACCCCCCGTCAACTCGAATATGACTATTAGTTTAATCTGTTAATATTTCTTTAAATAATCTTTTACAAAAGTACGACTTGTTCTGCTGGGATTTCTGTTTTTCAAGGTGATGAAAGTTGAAAAACAAAAAGTTCGGATTTGAAATAACGAGTGAAAAAATAGATGATCCTATTGAGAGAAAAGATGGTGGTATCAAGTCAAAGCTCAAGAAGCTTAGGATTATCAAATAAATTTTGTGCTATCTCCAAACATTAGTCTTTAAACGTCCATTTTTCTTTATCCTCATCCCGTTTCAGACCAGCTTTAGCCTTCTGCTTCAGTGTTAATGAGGAAGAAGAAGTTTTCGTCGTATGCTGTGGTGCAATAACATTATTGCCCATAATAACAAATGTTAGAGAGGGGAAGAGCGATGAAGCTATTATGTTTAATTGGTCTCCATAAATGGGAAACGGTGTATGAATCTGGTCCGAGAATTGTACAGGAATGCAGGAAGTGCGGGAAGCTGCGATCATCGATGTATGATGTGTCAACAGGTGGACCGTATTGGGCCGACGGAGATTGGTGGAGAGACCAATAACCACAAATTTCATTTATACCGCTAATACTCTTATATATTAAACGAAAAAGGTATGATAATGATGATGGATATTTCTATTTTTTTCGCAAGACTTTGGGGCAGTTACTTTGTGATTTTTGGATTGCTGTTTATTGTAACAAGACAATTGGGAAAGACCATAGAGATGACTGATGATAAAGCCTTTGTCATATCTACAGGTTACACCACATTACTCATGGGATTAGTTACCGTAATCTTGCACAATGTTTGGGTTGCTGACTGGAGAGTCGCTATAACTATTCTAGGCTGGTCCACTGTAATCAAAGGAATTATGAAAATTGGATTTCCAGAACATATCCATAAACAAGCACAAAGATTCAAAAAGAAACAGCCACTTAGCGCCGCCATCCTACTTATCTTAGGCGCATGGTTGTTATGGATGAGTTTTTATTAATAAGCACCCCTCCGCCCAACTTTGTTCAATAACTCATCATTTTCCTTTTCGAATTCAAAAATACATCACTCCCCCTCCCACCACTCACAGATCCCCTTAAAATCACAGTAATAACAATTCGGCTCCCCATCAACCTCGAAATCATCCTTCAGAACCTTCTCCACAACAGCATTGATGCTATCCACTACCATCTCGATTCTCCCCTCATCCACATCCATCATCCGAAGCTCCTGGACCTCGGGGTTGACGTAAAGTAACCCGGCTTTTACCGGGAGTTTCCCGTACATCTCCTTCACGGCCAGGCAATAGAGGGCCAGCTGGACATCGTCCTTCAGCTTGCTCTTTGGGAGGGTGGTCTTGCCGGTCTTGTAGTCGATGACGATGTATTCGCCTTCCGGTGTCCGGTCTACACGATCGATGACCCCTCCGAAATGGGCACCTTTCAGGTCGAGGTCGAAGAATTCTTCCACTGCAACGGTCTCGTTGGGATTGTCGGCTTCGAAGCGGAACCAGAAGTCCAGCATCTGCTTCATCTTGCCGTGTTCCTGTTGTTCCTGGGTTCTGGAAGGGTAGGCTGCGGGGTCCCAGATGTCATCCAGCAGCTTGCTGGCTGTTGTGATGTCAATGGATTCTCCTTTCATGTCCATTTGGGACAGTTGTTCGTAGACGGAGTGGACATCTGTACCGACCTGGAAATAGGTCTTCTGCGGAGTGGGAATGTTGAGGACTGTCCCGTACTTGAACTTCAGCGGGCAGTCCTGGTATTTCTTTATCTTTGAAGCTGAGAATCTCATGTTCGGGTCCACAAGGGGCGGGATGTTGTTGTCGATCAGGTCCTCCAGTTCCTGCGGCTGCCTGGGGTTGACCTGCAGGAAATCCTTAGCATCAAAAGCTGCAAGGTTGCCTTCATCCTCGATCTCCCTGAGCTGGGCGAGGACCACAAGGGACTCCAGGGCCTGCTTTAACTGGCCCTGCTTTGAATACATGCCGAGCATCCGGAGGTATTCGTCTTTCTTCTTCATCAGGGGCGAGACATCCTCCACCTCGCTCTTCCTTTCGAACTGCTCCGCTTCGATATACTCGACCAGCGGGTTTGACGTGTAATCAAGCTGTGTGAGGAACTCGCTCGCAGAGACCTTCCGTTTGTTGCCTTCATACTTTTCAGGGAACATCAGGTAAAGCTCTTCCTTTGCCCTTGTCATGGCAACATAGGCCAGCCTTCTTTCCTCCTCAAGGTGCAGCACCTTCTCGTCCACATCCCTCTGTCTGCCCTTTGACAGCTCCTTTGGGACGGTGAAGGCCTTTCTCCTGTAGGTCAGGGGTAGGTGCCTGGTGGCCATGTCGCAGACGAACACCACCTTCGCTTCCTTGCCCTTGGACTGGTGGATGGTCATCACCTTCACAGTATCCTCATCACTGGACACGCCTTCGTCCAGGTCCAGGCCGAACACCAGCTCCAGGTCCTCAACCACTGTTTCCAGCTCACTGCCGCCGTCAACCAGCTCAAGGTCTTCCACAGTGGTCACAAGGGAGTTCAGTATGGAGATGTTCCTTCTGGATGAGAGCGTATCCTCCTGCAGCTGTGTCCTGTAGAAGTCGGTCTTCTCGGACAGCAGGTGCTTCACAGTATCCGATGGCAGGTTGCTCTTCTTGTATTCGATCAGCTCATTGAGCCGGGAAACGATGGACCTTATCAGGTCCTTCTGGCTGATGTCAAGCTCGTCAAGGTGGTAGAGCAGCACGGAATATATCCCGTCGCCTGTATCGCTGTCATCCCTGCTGATCTTCAGTGCCTGAAGGTTGATCTTCTGCAGGTTGTGCTCGCTCACACCCTCCCTTGACAGAATCTTTGCAAAGGCGATCCCGTTGTTGAACGGATCGGCCACCACATGGAGGTATGCCATTGCTTCCCTGACCACCGGGAAACGGTTCAGCTGGAGGCTGCCTACAAATTCCACAGGCACCATCCTCTGCTTCAGTGATTCGCTGAACTTCTTCCCGTCAGCCCTTTTTCGTGTAAGTATGAAGATCTCGCCCGGCTGCACGCCTTCATTGATCATGTCCGTGATCTCTTCAGCGACCCACTCTGCCTCGCTCACATCATCAGGAGCCTTGACAACCTTCACCTCGCTCTTCTCGCCATTGTGGGCCGTGAGGTTCTTCTCCTGCCTCTGGGGGTTATTCGCAATGAGCTGCTGGGACAGCTGCACGATCTGTGAGCTTGACCTGTAGTTCTTCTCAAGCGGGATCTTCTCAAGGGTTTGGTAGTATTCCTGCAACTGCTCGATGTTGGCAAGGTATGCTCCCCTGAAACGGTAGATGCACTGGTCATCGTCAGCCACACAGGTCAGGTTGTTGCCATCCGCTATCAGGTGTACCAGGAACAGCTGTGCGAAATTAGTATCCTGGAACTCATCCACTAGAACATAGTCATATCTGGATCTCACCATGTTCCTGACAACATCGTTCGTCTCAAGCAGGTTGCAGGCCATGGAGATCATATCGTCATAGTCAAGGAACCCGTTGTCACTCTTGTACTGCTGGTAGTGCTCATAGAACCTTGCCAGGTCGCTCAGCTTTAGCAGGACATCCCTCTCACCCTCCTCTATGCTTGCATCTTCCAGTTTCCTGCCTGCATATTCAGCCAGCTCTGCCGGTGAGACGAGATGGTCCTTCAGCTGGGATACTCCTTCCAGCAGGCTGGTAATGAGGTCGTATGGCTTTGCTGGGATGGCAAGGTTCTGAAAGTCGAATGAGTCTATGTTCTTGATCCCCCATACGTGGGAGTGTTCCTTTGAGATCAGCTTTGCGTTCTGGTTTATGCCAAGGTACAGGGAGAACTCGCGTATCAGGTCGTTGCAGAATGAGTGGAACGTGGAGACCGTGATTCCGCTGCCGACACCGATCTTGATCTCTATCCTCTCCTGCATCTCCCCGGCTGCTTTTTCGGAGAAGGTCAGTGCCAGTATCTTTTCCGGGGAGAGGTTATTTTCGGTGAGGTCCACCACTTTCTCTGTGATGGTGAATGTCTTTCCTGAGCCCGGGCCGGCCAGGATGAGGAGCGGGCCTTCGGTGTATGTGACTGCTTTTTGCTGGTCTGGATTAAGTTTGGTGGATGGCAAGATCGAGTACCCCTTTGATAACGTGATTTGAAAATGTTGTATGAGGAGTTAAAGATTTGAGGGGTGTTATAGTTTATGATTTATCTTTGTGGCTTGAGGGAGCAAGATAGGAATACTTAAAATGAAAAGAAATTAATTTTATTAGTATGGGCAATGACAGGAACAAGCTACTATCCCTGGAAGAGCACATTTCAGAGAGTTCCAGGATCTTAGGATTACGTAGCATTCCGCATATCGTTGTTGAAGAGCGAGGGCTTCCCAATGCTCGTACTAACCTGAGCAAGATCCTGATCACAACTGCAGCTCTGGAAATATTCACCGAAGAAGAACAATTTGCGATAATTGACCATGAATTGGGACATATATCCAACAAATACAAAGACTGGATCTTTTATGCTTACCTGATGCTGCCTTTCATAGCATTTATGATGCTTATGTGGATTGGTTTGTCTGTTCTTCCGGTCCTTTCCACAATGGTACTTCTTTTTTCATTACTGTTGTTTGTGATTCTAAGGTTCCCGTTGAATCAATGGATAATAAAATTAAAAAGGAGATCTGAATTTGAAGCAGACGGCATATCTGCAAAATTAGGGAACAAAGATGCTCTGGTATCAGCTTTAGTGAAATTGAAACCCCTCTTAAATGAGAATGGAGGGAGTCGTGACAGCTATAATTCAATTGTGCAGCTTATTTTCAGATTTTACTTTTCAAAAAACAATGTATATCCATCCATTGAAGAACGGATAGAGAGGTTGAAAAGATATTGACTAATTTACTAACGTGGAAACCCTGATAAACTATCACCAATCAATATTTTCATATGATCTGGTTCCTTTTTGCCTTCCTGGGTGCTTTCTTTGATGCCACTTATTTTATGCTGGTTAAGAAACTGCTCAAAGAGGTTGACCAGTATGTTCTTGCTACCGGAATTTTCTTTTTTGCTTTTGCCATCCTCTTCACAATTTCCTGGTTAAGGGGATTCCCTGCCCTTGGAGATGCTTTTCTTTATTCTGTGATTTCGACCACGCTACTCAATATCTTGGCCATTATTCTATCGTACAGGGCATTGAAGATCTCAGACCTGTCCCTCACTATCCCGATGATCTCCTTTACACCCGCTTTCCTGATATTGACATCATTCATCATGCTTGCTGAGTTTCCCTCCCAAGAGGGTATTTTCGGTATAATGCTGATCGTTGTGGGCTCCTATGTATTGAATTCAACTGCCGACCAGCAAAACATGTTAGAGCCTCTAAGTTCGATCTTCAGGAACCGGGGTCCTCTTTACATGCTGGTCGTTGCGTTCCTGTACAGTATCTCATCGAACTACGACAAAATGGTTGTTCTAAACTCAGACATCTTCTTTGGCACATCGATCGTATGTTTGCTGATTAGTGTAACGTTCCTTGTGATTTCCCTATTCAAGAGGACCAGCAACATAATAACGGCATGTGTCAATAATTTGTCCGGTTTCCTTCTGATCGGTATCGTGATAACCCTGATCGCTGTATCAGTAAATATTGCATTGACCATGCAGATAGTCCCATACGTCATTTCCGTGAAACGATTTAATGCACTGTTCAGTGTAGCATTCGGGATACTGATATTCAAAGAGACAAATGTTCGGAGAAAAGGTTTTGGAGCCGTTATCATGGCACTTGGTGCAATTATTATTTTTTTAT encodes the following:
- a CDS encoding M48 family metallopeptidase encodes the protein MGNDRNKLLSLEEHISESSRILGLRSIPHIVVEERGLPNARTNLSKILITTAALEIFTEEEQFAIIDHELGHISNKYKDWIFYAYLMLPFIAFMMLMWIGLSVLPVLSTMVLLFSLLLFVILRFPLNQWIIKLKRRSEFEADGISAKLGNKDALVSALVKLKPLLNENGGSRDSYNSIVQLIFRFYFSKNNVYPSIEERIERLKRY
- a CDS encoding ATP-dependent DNA helicase; this translates as MPSTKLNPDQQKAVTYTEGPLLILAGPGSGKTFTITEKVVDLTENNLSPEKILALTFSEKAAGEMQERIEIKIGVGSGITVSTFHSFCNDLIREFSLYLGINQNAKLISKEHSHVWGIKNIDSFDFQNLAIPAKPYDLITSLLEGVSQLKDHLVSPAELAEYAGRKLEDASIEEGERDVLLKLSDLARFYEHYQQYKSDNGFLDYDDMISMACNLLETNDVVRNMVRSRYDYVLVDEFQDTNFAQLFLVHLIADGNNLTCVADDDQCIYRFRGAYLANIEQLQEYYQTLEKIPLEKNYRSSSQIVQLSQQLIANNPQRQEKNLTAHNGEKSEVKVVKAPDDVSEAEWVAEEITDMINEGVQPGEIFILTRKRADGKKFSESLKQRMVPVEFVGSLQLNRFPVVREAMAYLHVVADPFNNGIAFAKILSREGVSEHNLQKINLQALKISRDDSDTGDGIYSVLLYHLDELDISQKDLIRSIVSRLNELIEYKKSNLPSDTVKHLLSEKTDFYRTQLQEDTLSSRRNISILNSLVTTVEDLELVDGGSELETVVEDLELVFGLDLDEGVSSDEDTVKVMTIHQSKGKEAKVVFVCDMATRHLPLTYRRKAFTVPKELSKGRQRDVDEKVLHLEEERRLAYVAMTRAKEELYLMFPEKYEGNKRKVSASEFLTQLDYTSNPLVEYIEAEQFERKSEVEDVSPLMKKKDEYLRMLGMYSKQGQLKQALESLVVLAQLREIEDEGNLAAFDAKDFLQVNPRQPQELEDLIDNNIPPLVDPNMRFSASKIKKYQDCPLKFKYGTVLNIPTPQKTYFQVGTDVHSVYEQLSQMDMKGESIDITTASKLLDDIWDPAAYPSRTQEQQEHGKMKQMLDFWFRFEADNPNETVAVEEFFDLDLKGAHFGGVIDRVDRTPEGEYIVIDYKTGKTTLPKSKLKDDVQLALYCLAVKEMYGKLPVKAGLLYVNPEVQELRMMDVDEGRIEMVVDSINAVVEKVLKDDFEVDGEPNCYYCDFKGICEWWEGE
- a CDS encoding DUF6884 domain-containing protein → MTNSDDKILIIGSCTSSKKYSPLNEATEDELDDPILRKQKEEELNRYTVDALDMYQGKQHTLTCEAFKLLQEQGKNVDFWIISAGYGLIKYDTKIIPYDVTFAQKSRKYVKSRGKLLNIPDDFDKLIKHYDKVILLLGKEYLLSLDFPRPIDENVEIIAMGGKETKKLLPDQKNIHFIPAGKEEGKKYGAALIYLKGVILKKMVEEHQFDL
- a CDS encoding tryptophan-rich sensory protein, with protein sequence MNTTQRNQTIKIITTLTFLIMITVNALANILPINDITTGQLSDSYPNLFAPAGATFSIWGLIYLLLGGYTLYQLGIFQGNKTTERTELIYKIGILFSVSSIANASWIFAWHYEIIPLSMLLMIVILICLILINQLTSREQFSENEYFFIRLPFSVYFGWITVATIANATILLVSLGWKDFILSDASWTVIVIALGLVIGLATMLKNRDVAYGLVIVWAYSGILLKHTSPDGFGGQYPVIINMTIGCIVLLLLGVVYLLISKRKRRDYLIFDF
- a CDS encoding EamA family transporter, with product MIWFLFAFLGAFFDATYFMLVKKLLKEVDQYVLATGIFFFAFAILFTISWLRGFPALGDAFLYSVISTTLLNILAIILSYRALKISDLSLTIPMISFTPAFLILTSFIMLAEFPSQEGIFGIMLIVVGSYVLNSTADQQNMLEPLSSIFRNRGPLYMLVVAFLYSISSNYDKMVVLNSDIFFGTSIVCLLISVTFLVISLFKRTSNIITACVNNLSGFLLIGIVITLIAVSVNIALTMQIVPYVISVKRFNALFSVAFGILIFKETNVRRKGFGAVIMALGAIIIFLF